ACAAACTGTTCTTTTGATAAAATGGCTAACTATTCGTAATTTcttaaataaaaattataaatttCAAAGTATCTATATAAGCAAAAGGACGAACCACGAATATGGAGTGGAGAGAAAGTTAAGgattttgttttggaaaaaataTTAAGTATAAAATAGTAAAAATCGTGATCAAACtaaaagtgcttataagttgGAAAATCATAAGTTAGGGGTGACcaacttatgacttttgactGATTTCGATTTGTAATTTGTTTACAATGCATAGACAAACCAAATTATGCTTATAAGCCAGTTTGACTAGTTTTAGCCAAAACACCCGCTTTAGAGTTTTGGcctctatatatataacatcaatATGTACTGAGTGATACGAGTAAAAACAAAAGCAGATAAGAAAAGGGTTGCAGGATCCAATTAGAAAAGAGTTTTTCCTCCCTTTTTTTGTCTTCATTCCCACATTTGTCTTTCTTATATATACTGTTACCACTCAGTTGGGATACTGTTATATTCTTTGTTTCTTTTAGAGCAATTAATAGTAACATGGAGAAACAGAATGAGGGAGTTCAAGTAGTGGAGGATGGAAGTGATTGTTTGTTGAGAAAAACCGATGCACCTTTATTTGCCTGGCCATGGAAAAACATAGGCAATTGCAAGGCatggaccttttttttttttttttttgcaactacTTATAAATGTTCATCAATCTTGATTTATTTTGGATTTATGATATAATTTCATTTGTGACATGCAGTATTTGTTATATGGACCATTTCTTGCAAAATTTATACATTCTATGTATTGGAAAGAGAGCATGGAGGACATCTGGTGCTTGCATGTTCTTATCTTGTGTGCTCTGAGAGGCCTAGTTCATCAGCTATGGAGCACTTACAATAATATGTTATATCTAAATCGCACACGACGTGTGTCTCAGCAAGGCACAGATTTTGAGCAAATTGATAATGAATGGCATTGGTATGAATTCTTTTTATTTCCATCCTTTTTCCACTTATCCAAATGGAGATTAATgttctgtgtgtgtgtgtgtgtgttttttttccAACAGGGATAACTTCCTTATACTTCAAGCGATTGTTGCAGCGTTCGTCTACTTGAACTTCCCTTCACTGGCCAATATTCCCCTCTGGGATGTAAGAGGGGTTATTTCTTGTATTATAATTCATATAGTGATCTCAGAGCCACTGTTCTATTGGCTGCACAGATTATTGCATTCCCCTCTTCTCTTTCCTTTGTACCACTGGCAGCATCACGAGTCTAAAATTACACACCCCTTTACTGGTAAAGTAACTACTCCCTCTGTACCAATTTATGCGTGTCATACTTTCCTTTTGTCTATCCTAAAAAGAATGTCATACTAACTTATTctttaaccattttttttttttttgtggtgcaGCTGGACATGCAACATTTCTGGAACATCTTTTGCTCTGTGTGGTTGAAGGAATTCCAACCCTGGGCACTGCATTTATTGGTTACGGATCAATAAGCGTTATGTACGTTTATGTTCTGGCATTTGATTTCTTAAGATGTTTGGGACACAGCAATGTTGAGATCTTTCCTCGTGGTCTCTACCAGCGCGTTCCACTACTTAGATATGTTATTTACTGCCCATCGTAAGTTCCATAACTGACTTTGTTTGATGCAACATCTAATATATGTTATCTTAAGCATCTAGATTAAGAAATCACTTctaatattctttttttttttttttggttaaaatgaACTTTCCTTCCCAATCATGTTTGACAAGTTCAATGTTATTCCACTTTCTTCTCGTCACATTCTTGCAGATACCACAGTCTACACCATCAGGAAATGAAGACAAATTTCTGCCTCTTCATGCCTCTCTATGATATGTTGGGAAATACTTTAAATACTGCATCTTGGAACCTTCAAAAAGaaataagttcaaggacaagtgAGTTTACTCTTTCCACCTCGGGGTAGGCGGGTCTATTATTATCTTCCTTCAAACTAATAATCCTTCCATAGGTGTTTgtagtttcttgaatttatgagttGAAGTAGGTTTCATGTTTTATTTGACCTTTTATGTTTCCTGAGATGGTTCCCCTTCATGAAGGTGCAGATGAAAGAGCACCAGATTTTGTGTTTCTCGCGCATATTGTTGATATTATGTCATCGATGCATGCCCCATTTGTTTTCCGGTCATTCAGCTCAGTGCCTTTCTCCACAAGGCTCTTCTTGTTACCGATGTGGCCTTTTACCTTTGTGGTCGTGCTTATTATGTGGCTGAAGTCCAAGACTCTCTTATTCAGTTTTTACAACATAAGAGGGAAACTCAACCAAACTTGGGTTGTGCCCAGGGCTGGTTTTCAGGTATATGTGTTTTTACTTTTTCCTTAGTTACTGTTTAATATCGAGTGGTTTTTCAGAATTTTTGAAATTCTATGCAAGAGCAGATGTGTCTATCTGCAAGAAAATGAGTAACAAGTTGGCACAgccaaagtaaaaaaaaaaaaaaaaagaagaagaagaaatgattCCTTGCTCTGACTTGTTGAAATGTTCAAAGGATAATGCCTTAATGAATTCCCAAGCTGTTTGATTCTGAGCACGCATATcttttacattccatttctaGCGTCTAAAACATATATTATGTTGCAGTATTTCTTGCCCTTTGCTGCAGAAGGAATAAATAAGCTCATTGAAGAAGCCATTCTTAGGGCTGATAGACTCGGTATCAAAGTCATCAGCCTTGCTGCACTAAATAAGGTCAGTCTCATTTTATTTCCTGTTTCTAATTTTCTATCGTCTCTTTAATATTCAACGATTTCAGAGTCCTCATAGTCTTTGCTATCTACTTAAGTACAACGAGCATCTACATGACAACATTCGGTTAGGTGTTTCTTGCTAGAATCTGAGGCTTTTTTGCTAGTGGTTTTAGACTCGAAAACCTTCAAAATGAAGGAATGTGATAATAGTATTCAGAATTGGAATAGCTCATAATTACACTTATTAGTAGatcatgaattttttttattttgtgtcACACTACTGACACTAGTTATGTGAGGCATCTTTTTGTCTCACAAGTTCGTGGACCCAAAAATGTAAGATGGGGTCCACCAACTTGTGCGACAAAAGAAAAGCTTCATACAACTAATGTTAGTTGTGTGAGACACAAAATAAAGTTATTCGTAGATCGTGTATCGCTGGGATCTTCCCAAGTTTTTTTCTGGTTTGAAGGAGCAGTAGTTTCGATTTCCAGTTACTGTtcatgttgtttatgaaagaaacTTACTGCAGAATGAAGGTTTAAATGGTGGTGGGACACTCTTTGtcaacaagcatccgaacctcaGAGTCCGAGTAGTCCATGGAAACACCTTGACAGCTGCTGTGATCTTAAATGAGATTCCTCGAGATGTGAATGAGGTCTTCTTATCAGGTGCTACTTCTAAGCTTGGAAGGGCCATTGCACTCTACCTTGCTCGTCGAAGAGTCAAGGTTCTGGTAAGATTTGCTAAATCATTGATGTTGTTTGAATTATTCCTTTACCAAGAGAAGTTTGTCGGGTTTCTAAAGCAAGAAAATTGTAGCAGTAAGCACATCAGAATACGTTAACAAGATCTTCCATTTGTTATGATCATTTTCTCTGTTACACGCAAGGGCAAAGCTACAAGCGTGTTGTTCGGCAGAACCCTAATTGCTTTGGCACATATCCTGTATTGATGTTTAAAACTccacttaatatgtataaataatttatccagAACCTAGTAAGCCGCCTTTTCTAGAATCTAGACTCCATAAATCAAAATCCTAGCTCCGCCTCTGGTTACATGTGCATCTTTTTATTGCAAGCCCCATAAGCATTATGAACTTGTTGTCCATGTTATGATACCTAAATATCTAAACATATGCAGGACTAACGTTAGAAAAAGAATGTAAAAGGAAAAATGAGCTGCTATATGAGTACATCTATGGTTATCCTACTTTGTGAAGTAAATGGATGACATACAAGAGTGTTAGTATCTTCTATTGTCATTAAGTGGGAGAAGCCCCTTCTTCCTTTTAATTTTCTCTTCAATAATTAACTTTATAATGTTCCATTGTAATAAGGGTAGTTTTCTGATTCAGATGCTCACTCAGTCCACTGAGAGGTTCATGAAAATTCACATAGAAGCTCCTGTTGAGTGCCAGAAGTATCTGGTTCAAGTGACAAAGTACCAAGCAGCTAAACAGTGTAAGGTAATGTTTCAAGTATAACCAAATAGGAACTCACATGTGTGCCACTCAAAGTCTCAACTGTTGGGAATCAGAGGCAATATTCAATCATTTAATAATAGTTTTAAGGGAGAAAACTAATGATTTCCTAGAATTCTGTTTACAGCTTACACAAAATCTGAGCTAAGGCTAAGATCAAGTTTTTGCCCTACAAAAGAATATTTGTGTGGTGGAATCTAACTCCTTCAGAACTTAACTGAAACATTTCCATTAATATGTAATGCTAAGGCTAAGTTCATAGGTTAAAAGAGAGAATGATAACAAACAACTTTTATAGTTAGAAAAACATTAATGTTTATTACTGGGTGAACAGAACTGAGTTCTTTCAGTTCAGCAAAGAGTGTCCACTATCTGTAGTTTCTGCTGCTCATTAACTTTATGATTTTTTGAAAATGACAGACTTGGATTATTGGAAAATGGTCTACCCCTAGAGAGCAGAGCTGGGCTCCATCAGGAACTCATTTTTATCAGTTTGTGGTTCCTCCTGTCATTCCTTTTCGCAGAGACTGTACCTATGGCAAGTTAGCTGCAATGAGACTCCCGAAAGATGTCACTGGCCTAGGAACTTGTGAGGTATAATTCAGATcatatgccccccccccccccctcccccaacccAAAACTCTTTCAGTTTTTTTTGAAAACCATGTAATAGTAAGCCAACAGTACAATAATTTAGTGTGAAATCCAAACTTCGGCAGATAGTGTTGTGTTAGTGAATGTTAAATGTCCCACATTGGTGGAGGGATAGTTGTTTATCTCCTTATCTTGTCTTGATCAATCATCGCCTCATGAGCTagtttggggttgagttaggccaaAGTCTATATCTTAACATGGTACCAGAGCAATCCTCACCACATGCACAAGCTAGTCCCTTTCCTTTTGTTAGTAGCATCAGTTTTATGACACTGTTACATGTTTTGTATTCACGGAAACTTTAAAAAATGCAAGGTAAGTGTGCTTAATTAGACCCAATGTGCCTGGTCCTTCGCCGGACTTTGCACATAGCAGAAGCTTAATGCACTagactgccttttttttttttttcctacatGTTTGTCTGAATTCTCACTCTTCTTCCGTATTGCACCAGTATACAATGGGAAGAGGCATAGTTCATGCTTGTCATGCGGGCGGGCTAGTTCATCTTCTTGAAGGTTGGACACACCATGAGGTTGGAGCTATCGACGTTGATCAGATTGATGTTGTGTGGGATGCTGCATTAAAGCATGGGTTGGAACCGTTGTATAATTCAAGATAGTAATACCATATTCTTCTAAACACACCTTCATAACCTAAAAGGTTTGGATCGTTGCTAAGTCCATAGATATAAAGTCTTCCAAATATTCTTTCACCAGTCACTGCTCTGTAAGCTGAATATAGAAAATATACTACAGTATATATCATTGTAATTCCTCAGAATCACTATTAATGTAAAATGAATGGGATCTCAGCTACCAGATTACTGCCAAGTTTCAGAGACGGGCAAGATTTGCTATTTGATACGTGGTATATCGGAGTTATTATCTGAAGAAATTCTTCTATGAATACTCGATGAATATATGTATGTTATCTTTTAATGTATAGAGCTTTGCTAAAAGAAGAAATCACACAAATAATGTTACTGCTGGAAATTGATCTGCAACCAAGACAAGCACTGCTTGCTCGATCTATATAGCTGTATATCTTGTACTTTTACCTTAGATGCGTCTTTAAACAGGGGAAACTGGCACCTGCTTGGCCCGTTGCTATTCAATCTGCACAAATACGACCGAGGGTATAATTTATGACAAATCAAAGTTGGCCAAAGGTGTTTGGCAGCTACGCTGTTCGTACTAAGCTGCTGCTTCTGGTTTTGGACTCCAGCCCAGTATCAAAATGACCAATTCATACTAGTAAATCTGAACAACACACTATGGACTGCTACGCGATCAACCCATAGCAAGATCTGATTCAAATAAAAGGAGAACGAAACATGCTCAACCTAAGTAGGCTTGCTACAAGTTATCACATGTATCTCAAACTCAAAATCATATTGGTGATTGGATATGTACTTTCTGTAGGAAGGGCATTCAAGCCAAGGATAAATCAGAAACATCTTATTGTTGTTTACCCAAGGATATATTTATGATAAATAAAATACTATTACACATCTGAAATGGTTTGCTGGATTTCATCATCCAAGCATAAAAAACACAAAACATAAGATATCCAGAAAAGACAGGGTTGGGACGGTGAGAAGTTTTTAGTTGCTGAGTTCAAGAAATCTTTGTGCCATGGGATGTTTAGATTCAAAGAGTTGATCAGGCTTTAAAATTTCTACAATCTCCCCATTGACAAGCAGGCATACTATGTCAGCTATTCTCTTTATTTGTTTAATGCTATGTGAAACCATCACAGTAGTCATATTCTGCTCCCTCTTCAGCTTTACAAGAACATCCTCAATATTCTGTGTTGATATTGGATCCAGTGCACTTGTTGGTTCATCCAACAGCAGAACCTTACAGAATATGGTAACATAAAGTCAGATTCCTATTTCAAATTTAACGTCAATCGAGTGAAGATTCTTAATGTCAAAACTGGTTAAATGTTGGTATAATTAAAATCACCTCTGGTTCATTAGCCAAGGTCCTAGCAAGTGCAACTCTCTGTGCTTGACCAACAGAGAGTTCCCCACCAGACTTGTTGAAGAAAGATGAGTCCAGGTCAGCTAGAGTCAACAACTTGTGTACCTCATTGTCAATTAGTTTCTTTCCTTTTAACTGCGGCCCATATCGCACATTATCTGCAACAGTGCCTGAAAGATTTTCCACAAAGATCACTTAACCAAGCAACAGTAACTACAACTTGAAATATATGTTGAAAAAGGACTTCTCTTAATAACCGGGAAATCCATGAAACTGCTCCCTACCTTTGTTCACTTAAACACTAAGCTATTGTCTACCACAAATGTTCTAACCTGTGATGTGTACCTAACCCACACGCCAAGCCCCGGGCTTTTACCATTTTACCACTGAAGGGAAAGCCTTGGGGCATGAAGGACTTAGATATCATTAAGTGAAGCCAGAAGCATTGCCACTCCATTAGATTAAACATACAAAGcagcaggggcggagctaggagTAGATGTTAAATCCCTTGACTTCTTAGTATGTTTACTTTATGAATTCCCTTAGTGAAAAATTCTGGCTCCACCACTACGAGGCAGGGCAGAGGATAGAAAGTTATGCACCCAACGGAATAGCCTAaaggtcaatgaagtgggttgaaaaCCACGAGCTCTCAGGTTCAAATCACAGCGGATTCACAACACcggtgctggtgggaggtagcagtaCCCGTAGAATAAGTCGACATGCACACATGTTGACCCGAAACCACGGTTAACACAAAAATAGAGGCAGGGATAGCAAGTTCTAACATCAAACATCTGATGGACAAAATATCTACACAACAAGATGGATCTGTCTACAATACTGGTATAATTCTAGAAATGCAATAGCATACCTTCAAAGAGAACAGGAAGCTGAAACAGCATGCCAATCTTACGGCGAAGAGTGAGCACGTCCAGATCACATATATCTTGACCATCCAAAAACACAGTGTGGGAAGGAGGTTCCCACAATCGATTGAGTGATCTTAAGAAGGTTGACTTTCCACTACCACTTGGGCCTATAACACCCATGATTATACCTTTGGGTATGTCAACATTCACATTGTTCAATATAGAAACACCCTTTTCTGAGACCTTTGTAAGACCCCTTACCTGAATCTTGATTTCTTGGTTCTcttcaaacccattttcattcgcTAAAAGATGCTCTCTTGCTCCTATAATTAAACCAACCACAAACAAATTTCAAGAAAAGATGAAATTTTGCTTCAAGAAAAATGCTTTCTTGAAATTAACTTTGTACTAACCTGGTAAAATTTCCATAGTATGAAATGTCAAGCTGTTAGATAGTACACACCTCTTTAGCTGCAGACCAAGTAGAGGAGAAAAGGAAAGAAGTTTTTTTGTGTTTTGGTTCTGTGGGAATGAAGATTTATATGGAGGAAAGAATCAACCTTCCCCACTTTCCACCAAAGCACTAGGACAAATTCTTGACACAAGTAACTTTCAACGATAGGTGATGTTTTGTCAAAGAGTGCAATCTCTTTCTAAATCTGAAAATAAAGAATCTTTTATGCCATTAGTAGTAAAGTCTGGGGATGACTAATCTCATTATCTGAGGGAGGAAAAGACCTTTCTGCAATTTG
The nucleotide sequence above comes from Lycium barbarum isolate Lr01 chromosome 3, ASM1917538v2, whole genome shotgun sequence. Encoded proteins:
- the LOC132633108 gene encoding ABC transporter I family member 17-like, encoding MEILPGAREHLLANENGFEENQEIKIQVRGLTKVSEKGVSILNNVNVDIPKGIIMGVIGPSGSGKSTFLRSLNRLWEPPSHTVFLDGQDICDLDVLTLRRKIGMLFQLPVLFEGTVADNVRYGPQLKGKKLIDNEVHKLLTLADLDSSFFNKSGGELSVGQAQRVALARTLANEPEVLLLDEPTSALDPISTQNIEDVLVKLKREQNMTTVMVSHSIKQIKRIADIVCLLVNGEIVEILKPDQLFESKHPMAQRFLELSN
- the LOC132633107 gene encoding very-long-chain aldehyde decarbonylase CER3-like isoform X1, giving the protein MEKQNEGVQVVEDGSDCLLRKTDAPLFAWPWKNIGNCKYLLYGPFLAKFIHSMYWKESMEDIWCLHVLILCALRGLVHQLWSTYNNMLYLNRTRRVSQQGTDFEQIDNEWHWDNFLILQAIVAAFVYLNFPSLANIPLWDVRGVISCIIIHIVISEPLFYWLHRLLHSPLLFPLYHWQHHESKITHPFTAGHATFLEHLLLCVVEGIPTLGTAFIGYGSISVMYVYVLAFDFLRCLGHSNVEIFPRGLYQRVPLLRYVIYCPSYHSLHHQEMKTNFCLFMPLYDMLGNTLNTASWNLQKEISSRTSADERAPDFVFLAHIVDIMSSMHAPFVFRSFSSVPFSTRLFLLPMWPFTFVVVLIMWLKSKTLLFSFYNIRGKLNQTWVVPRAGFQYFLPFAAEGINKLIEEAILRADRLGIKVISLAALNKNEGLNGGGTLFVNKHPNLRVRVVHGNTLTAAVILNEIPRDVNEVFLSGATSKLGRAIALYLARRRVKVLMLTQSTERFMKIHIEAPVECQKYLVQVTKYQAAKQCKTWIIGKWSTPREQSWAPSGTHFYQFVVPPVIPFRRDCTYGKLAAMRLPKDVTGLGTCEYTMGRGIVHACHAGGLVHLLEGWTHHEVGAIDVDQIDVVWDAALKHGLEPLYNSR
- the LOC132633107 gene encoding very-long-chain aldehyde decarbonylase CER3-like isoform X2 encodes the protein MEKQNEGVQVVEDGSDCLLRKTDAPLFAWPWKNIGNCKYLLYGPFLAKFIHSMYWKESMEDIWCLHVLILCALRGLVHQLWSTYNNMLYLNRTRRVSQQGTDFEQIDNEWHWDNFLILQAIVAAFVYLNFPSLANIPLWDVRGVISCIIIHIVISEPLFYWLHRLLHSPLLFPLYHWQHHESKITHPFTAGHATFLEHLLLCVVEGIPTLGTAFIGYGSISVMYVYVLAFDFLRCLGHSNVEIFPRGLYQRVPLLRYVIYCPSYHSLHHQEMKTNFCLFMPLYDMLGNTLNTASWNLQKEISSRTNERAPDFVFLAHIVDIMSSMHAPFVFRSFSSVPFSTRLFLLPMWPFTFVVVLIMWLKSKTLLFSFYNIRGKLNQTWVVPRAGFQYFLPFAAEGINKLIEEAILRADRLGIKVISLAALNKNEGLNGGGTLFVNKHPNLRVRVVHGNTLTAAVILNEIPRDVNEVFLSGATSKLGRAIALYLARRRVKVLMLTQSTERFMKIHIEAPVECQKYLVQVTKYQAAKQCKTWIIGKWSTPREQSWAPSGTHFYQFVVPPVIPFRRDCTYGKLAAMRLPKDVTGLGTCEYTMGRGIVHACHAGGLVHLLEGWTHHEVGAIDVDQIDVVWDAALKHGLEPLYNSR